In the Euphorbia lathyris chromosome 5, ddEupLath1.1, whole genome shotgun sequence genome, one interval contains:
- the LOC136228798 gene encoding E3 ubiquitin-protein ligase AIRP2-like, producing MWQTHPNKSSSFRESLKALEADIQHANTLAASLPGDYGGDRVQLRLSYSPLAPFILFLVEWMDYSCTDALPSYLGLLNILVYKVYVDGMPMLSSKERKATLREFYAVIYPSLRLLEEESIELEDSPKRSQGGEVLSRNRAEDKRRNPNPDTHFERDDECGICMEDSAKMVLPNCGHSLCIGCFRDWSSRSQSCPFCRGSLRRVESRDLWVLINNCDIIDKATLARENLRRFYYYIEKLPLLMPETHAIVFDYMM from the exons ATGTGGCAGACACATCCCAATAAATCTTCTTCCTTTAGAGAATCCCTTAAAGCTCTAGAAGCCGATATTCAACATGCCAATACCCT GGCAGCGAGTCTGCCAGGAGATTATGGCGGGGATCGGGTGCAATTGAGATTATCGTATAGCCCTCTTGCCCCATTCATCCTGTTTTTGGTTGAATGGATGGATTATAGTTGTACAGATGCACTTCCTAGTTATCTAGGTCTTCTCAACATACTTGTGTACAAG GTTTATGTTGATGGAATGCCAATGTTGTCCTCTAAAGAAAGGAAGGCCACACTTCGAGAATTTTATG CTGTTATATACCCTTCGCTTAGGCTGCTTGAAGAAGAGTCTATTGAATTGGAAGATAGCCCTAAGAGAAGCCAAGGCGGCGAAGTTCTGAGCCGAAACAGAGCTGAAGACAAGAGGAGGAATCCGAATCCTGATACTCACTTTGAGAGAGATGATGAATGTGGGATATGTATGGAAGATAGTGCAAAGATGGTTTTGCCCAACTGTGGACACTCCTTGTGCATCGGCTGCTTTCGTGACTG GAGTTCGAGATCTCAGTCGTGCCCATTTTGTCGAGGCAGCCTAAGGAGAGTGGAGTCTAGAGATCTATGGGTTCTAATCAATAACTGCGATATCATTGACAAAGCAACTCTTGCGAGAGAGAACCTGAGGCGTTTCTATTATTACATAGAGAAACTGCCTCTGTTGATGCCAGAGACTCATGCTATTGTATTTGACTATATGATGTGA